The following are from one region of the Aquirufa lenticrescens genome:
- the trpD gene encoding anthranilate phosphoribosyltransferase encodes MKDILNRRAAGEALSENDAREILLRIGQGEINPSQIAAFLSSYWFNPIQVDELKGFVSAMMELAITVDLSEFDAMDVCGTGGDGKDTFNISTTSSFIIVGAGQKIAKHGNHGVSSSVGSSTVLEFLGLKFNNDPKILKRKMETAGMCFLHAPLFHPAMRFVGPIRKELGMKTFFNLLGPLLNPAKVNKQISGVYSPEAFALYEGFFAGSGKQYGIVYAEDGYDEISLTSAFRLTTADGASIYNPGDIGCEVVAQSELFGGSTAEASANMLYRILQREGTPAQTQAVLANAGAGLFVAGKAGSLVEGYALAKESLESGRAFQAFKKFIMD; translated from the coding sequence ATGAAAGATATATTAAATAGACGGGCAGCGGGAGAAGCGTTATCAGAAAACGATGCAAGAGAGATATTGCTGCGTATTGGGCAAGGAGAAATAAATCCAAGTCAAATCGCCGCATTTTTATCCTCTTATTGGTTCAATCCGATTCAAGTCGATGAGCTGAAAGGGTTTGTTTCAGCGATGATGGAACTAGCTATCACGGTGGATCTTTCGGAATTTGATGCGATGGATGTGTGTGGAACGGGTGGAGATGGGAAAGATACCTTTAACATTTCGACGACGTCCTCTTTCATCATTGTGGGTGCCGGCCAAAAAATCGCCAAACACGGCAATCATGGCGTTTCCTCTTCGGTAGGGTCGTCGACGGTGTTGGAGTTTTTGGGGTTGAAATTCAATAATGATCCGAAGATCTTGAAACGCAAGATGGAAACAGCGGGGATGTGCTTCTTGCACGCGCCACTTTTTCACCCAGCGATGCGCTTCGTGGGCCCTATCCGCAAGGAATTGGGGATGAAGACTTTCTTCAATTTGTTAGGACCTTTATTGAATCCTGCCAAAGTCAACAAGCAAATCTCCGGCGTCTATTCGCCAGAAGCGTTTGCCTTGTATGAAGGATTTTTTGCCGGTTCAGGCAAACAATACGGCATCGTTTATGCGGAAGATGGTTACGACGAAATCTCGCTAACCTCTGCGTTCCGTTTAACCACTGCTGATGGAGCTTCGATTTACAATCCTGGAGATATTGGCTGCGAAGTGGTGGCACAATCCGAATTGTTTGGTGGTTCTACGGCGGAGGCATCTGCGAATATGTTGTACAGAATATTGCAGCGCGAAGGCACGCCAGCACAAACGCAAGCGGTTTTAGCGAATGCGGGAGCTGGTTTGTTTGTCGCAGGCAAGGCAGGAAGCCTAGTGGAAGGATATGCTTTAGCGAAGGAATCCTTAGAAAGTGGTCGTGCTTTCCAAGCTTTCAAGAAAT
- a CDS encoding anthranilate synthase component II, whose translation MKVLVIDNYDSFVYNLVYLLKELGTEVDVFRNDKISLEEVGKYDQILLSPGPGIPSEAGIMMDLLKEYKSTKKILGVCLGHQAIAEAFGSQLSNMGEVLHGVTTECVVTDPTERLFLDIPSRFDVCRYHSWTVVPSTMPSDLKIKAQDDKGFVLAEAHSKYDVRGVQFHPEAFLTQHGLQMIKNWMK comes from the coding sequence ATGAAAGTTTTAGTGATAGATAATTACGATTCCTTTGTGTACAATTTGGTCTACCTGTTGAAGGAATTAGGCACAGAGGTGGACGTGTTTCGCAATGATAAAATTTCCCTAGAGGAAGTGGGTAAATACGATCAAATCTTGTTGTCGCCGGGTCCAGGGATTCCGTCGGAAGCAGGAATTATGATGGATTTATTGAAGGAATATAAGTCGACCAAAAAAATTCTAGGCGTCTGCCTAGGACACCAAGCAATTGCGGAGGCTTTTGGCTCCCAACTAAGTAATATGGGCGAGGTGTTACATGGGGTGACGACCGAATGCGTGGTGACGGATCCTACGGAACGTTTGTTCTTAGATATTCCCTCTCGCTTCGATGTGTGCCGCTACCACTCGTGGACGGTCGTTCCATCGACGATGCCAAGTGACTTAAAGATTAAAGCGCAAGATGACAAAGGTTTTGTGTTAGCGGAGGCGCATTCAAAATACGATGTGCGCGGGGTGCAATTCCACCCGGAGGCGTTTTTGACGCAGCATGGATTGCAAATGATTAAAAATTGGATGAAATAA